From one Magnolia sinica isolate HGM2019 chromosome 18, MsV1, whole genome shotgun sequence genomic stretch:
- the LOC131232793 gene encoding transcriptional regulator ATEG_03638-like, with amino-acid sequence MMLFGQKNWMKIAQFVPGRTQVQYRERWVNTLDSSLNMEPWTEEEDSKLKAAIAKHGHCWSKIAALVPPRTDNQCRRDREGDWSTAARSMLRTWN; translated from the exons ATGATGCTTTTCGGGCAGAAAAACTGGATGAAAATTGCTCAGTTTGTCCCTGGCCGAACTCAAGTTCAATATAGAGAGAG GTGGGTCAACACTCTAGATTCGTCTTTAAATATGGAACCATGGACTGAAGAAGAGGACTCTAAACTGAAAGCAGCAATCGCTAAACATGGACATTGCTGGTCTAAGATAGCAGCATTGGTGCCTCCGCGTACTGATAATCAATGCAGGAG GGATCGAGAGGGAGATTGGAGCACTGCAGCTAGAAGTATGTTAAGAACTTGGAATTGA